A single region of the Raphanus sativus cultivar WK10039 chromosome 1, ASM80110v3, whole genome shotgun sequence genome encodes:
- the LOC108851981 gene encoding N-terminal acetyltransferase B complex catalytic subunit NAA20: MTTIRRFSCNDLLRFTSVNLDHLTETFNMSFYMTYLARWPDYFHVAEGPGNRVMGYIMGKVEGQGESWHGHVTAVTVSPEYRRQQLAKKLMNLLEEISDKIDKAYFVDLFVRASNTPAIKMYEKLGYIIYRRVLRYYSGEEDGLDMRKALSRDVEKKSVIPLKRPITPDELEYD; encoded by the exons ATGACGACGATTCGTAGATTCAGCTGCAACGACCTTCTCCGGTTCACCTCCGTGAATCTGGACCACCTCACTGAGACA TTCAATATGTCATTCTACATGACCTACTTAGCGAGATGGCCCGACTATTTCCATGTCGCTGAAGGTCCTGGCAATCGCGTCATGGGTTATA TTATGGGTAAAGTTGAAGGGCAGGGTGAATCATGGCATGGTCATGTGACAGCTGTCACTGTCTCTCCAGAATATCGCAGGCAGCAACTCGCCAAGAAGCTGATGAACCTTCTTGAAGAGATCAGCGATAAGAT TGATAAGGCCTACTTTGTGGATCTTTTCGTGAGAGCTTCCAACACACCCGCCATCAAGATGTATGAAAAG CTTGGCTACATAATATATAGGCGGGTTCTACGCTATTACTCTGGAGAAGAAGACGGCTTAG ATATGAGGAAGGCATTGTCAAGAGATGTAGAGAAAAAGTCTGT
- the LOC130508146 gene encoding putative DUF21 domain-containing protein At1g03270, translating into MVFLSTLVETAYSLNSFVFEAEDIVFGSPWWFIVVGVACLLVLFAGIMSGLTLGLMSLGLVELEILQQSGSSAEKKQAAAILPVVKKQHQLLVTLLLCNAAAMEALPICLDKIFHPFVAVLLSVTFVLAFGEIIPQAICSRYGLAVGANFLCLVRILMIICYPIAYPIGKVLDAVIGHNNTLFRRAQLKALVSIHSQEAGKGGELTHEETMIISGALDLSEKTAEEAMTPIESTFSLDVTTKLDWETIGKILSKGHSRIPVYLGNPKNIIGLLLVKSLLTVRAEAETPISSVSIRKIPRVPSDMPLYDILNEFQKGSSHMAAVVKVKDKDKNNSNMQFLSHEETPKENMNILYSCHPQLTAPLIKHVGERHDVVVVDIDIAPTLRGINFKHNGIVTRDLPLLLEDNEDEEVIGIITLEDVFEELLQAEIVDETDVYIDVHKRVRVAAAAAAVSSIARASPVEYHQSKGGVTVKKLVGKEGRSTKNNYTTKITEPLLSGI; encoded by the exons ATGGTTTTTCTTAGCACGTTGGTAGAAACAGCTTATTCGTTGAACAGCTTCGTCTTTGAGGCGGAAGACATTGTATTCGGTTCGCCCTGGTGGTTCATCGTCGTCGGTGTGGCGTGTCTCCTCGTTCTCTTCGCCGGGATAATGTCCGGGCTCACACTCGGACTAATGTCTCTTGGCCTCGTCGAGCTCGAGATTCTCCAGCAGAGTGGCTCCTCCGCCGAGAAAAAGCAGGCCG CTGCTATCTTACCAGTGGTGAAGAAGCAGCATCAACTTCTTGTGACTCTGCTTCTATGCAATGCAGCTGCCATGGAG GCCCTTCCTATATGTTTGGATAAGATATTTCACCCTTTTGTGGCTGTTTTGCTTTCGGTTACTTTTGTTCTTGCTTTTGGAGAG ATCATTCCGCAAGCTATATGCTCGAGATATGGACTTGCTGTTGGTGCTAATTTTTTGTGTCTGGTTCGCATTTTGATGATAATCTGCTATCCCATTGCGTACCCTATTGGAAAG GTTCTTGATGCGGTGATTGGGCATAATAACACACTGTTTAGACGAGCTCAGCTGAAAGCTCTTGTCTCAATTCACAGCCAAGAA GCTGGTAAGGGAGGTGAATTGACACACGAGGAAACAATGATTATAAGTGGAGCCCTGGATTTGAGCGAGAAG ACTGCTGAGGAGGCAATGACGCCAATTGAATCAACATTTTCCTTGGATGTAACTACAAAGTTAGACTG GGAAACAATTGGGAAAATACTGTCTAAAGGTCATAGTCGAATCCCGGTCTACTTAGGGAATCCAAAAAACATCATCGGGCTTCTATTG GTGAAGAGTCTTCTAACTGTAAGAGCAGAAGCAGAGACACCCATAAGTTCTGTTTCCATCAGGAAGATCCCAAG GGTTCCATCAGACATGCCATTGTATGATATCCTCAACGAGTTTCAAAAGGGAAGCAGTCACATGGCTGCGGTTGTCAAAGTCAAAGACAAAGACAAGAATAATAGTAATATGCAGTTTCTGAGTCACGAAGAAACACCCAAAGAAAATATGAACATATTATACTCGTGTCATCCTCAATTGACAGCTCCTTTGATCAAGCATGTTGGTGAAAGacatgatgttgttgttgttgatattGATATAGCACCAACGCTTAGGGGAATAAATTTCAAACACAACGGTATTGTGACAAGAGACTTGCCGCTTCTGTTGGAAGATAACGAGGATGAAGAAGTTATTGGCATCATCACGTTAGAAGATGTCTTTGAAGAACTTCTGCAA GCAGAAATAGTGGATGAAACCGACGTTTACATTGATGTACATAAAAG AGTACGAGTGGCGGCCGCAGCAGCAGCTGTATCATCCATAGCACGTGCTTCGCCAGTG GAGTATCATCAAAGCAAGGGAGGAGTAACGGTGAAGAAGCTTGTGGGGAAAGAAGGAAGAAGTACGAAGAATAATTACACAACAAAAATCACGGAGCCTCTTTTATCAGGAATCTGa